One genomic window of Sphingobacterium oryzagri includes the following:
- a CDS encoding DUF3861 domain-containing protein: protein MKRYKYSLKLEAVSDKEGNPAAGQIEFEFENHDDIFQLIEKTKDSDRFSDAKDNIEFMIGLKLFSEVLLKNRDNELFSDFHGPFRDFMGKLKKSR from the coding sequence ATGAAGCGATATAAATACAGCCTTAAACTAGAGGCGGTTAGCGATAAAGAGGGCAATCCCGCAGCAGGTCAAATAGAATTTGAGTTTGAAAATCACGATGATATTTTTCAACTTATCGAAAAAACTAAAGATAGCGATCGGTTTTCCGATGCAAAAGACAATATAGAGTTTATGATCGGGCTGAAGCTCTTTAGCGAGGTTTTGCTGAAAAATCGGGATAACGAATTATTCAGCGATTTTCATGGTCCATTCCGGGATTTTATGGGAAAGCTAAAAAAATCCCGATGA
- a CDS encoding murein L,D-transpeptidase catalytic domain family protein, with translation MRSLFFVLLTGLFVSYIPATLSEDFKSSSAKPISAKSEETKSASQLLYEKMKLGAILKFEAFSQAFEGYNVLHPRKGDILTVIDFTLPSTEKRMVVLDMKHEKVLFHTIVSHGRNSGEKYAKSFSNKHGSYQSSLGFYETQNTYQGGNGYSLVLNGLEKGINDQAKARAVVVHGADYCSESIIKATGRLGRSYGCPALPRALAKPIINTIKDGTLLFIYAENEDYMANTKVLAPLAKRGLLAQHDEITSAEEQLN, from the coding sequence ATGCGTAGTTTATTTTTTGTATTGTTGACGGGGTTGTTTGTGAGTTATATACCAGCCACGCTTTCCGAAGATTTTAAATCAAGTTCAGCCAAACCTATTTCAGCGAAATCAGAAGAGACGAAGTCAGCCAGCCAGCTTCTTTACGAGAAGATGAAGCTAGGCGCGATATTGAAGTTTGAAGCATTTAGTCAAGCGTTTGAAGGCTACAATGTTTTGCATCCTAGAAAAGGCGATATCCTGACGGTCATTGATTTTACGTTGCCTTCTACTGAAAAACGGATGGTGGTGTTGGATATGAAACACGAGAAAGTTTTGTTTCATACCATTGTTTCCCACGGTAGAAATTCAGGCGAAAAATACGCCAAGTCGTTTTCAAACAAACATGGCTCCTACCAAAGTTCATTGGGTTTTTATGAAACACAAAACACCTATCAGGGTGGCAATGGTTACTCGTTGGTGTTAAACGGCTTAGAAAAAGGCATTAATGACCAGGCAAAAGCGCGTGCAGTCGTAGTGCACGGCGCAGATTACTGTAGCGAATCAATCATCAAAGCGACTGGACGTCTAGGCAGAAGCTACGGTTGCCCTGCCCTACCACGTGCATTGGCCAAACCGATCATCAACACCATTAAAGATGGTACGTTGCTTTTCATTTACGCCGAAAACGAAGATTATATGGCGAATACAAAAGTACTCGCACCATTGGCAAAAAGAGGTTTGCTTGCTCAACATGACGAAATAACCTCAGCAGAGGAACAACTAAATTAG
- a CDS encoding PDZ domain-containing protein, with amino-acid sequence MKWYFYLLWLCTPYSLYGQGIFRLKENKPVTLKFELVNHVVLVPLTINGIAFSFLLDTGVKETILFAQAPDSVYLHNKNKVKFQGIGLDDGIEGILSKDNIVDVGGVAVDSLHWLFVIQAAALEISTDVGVAINGILGSRFFQSFVIRMDYLRKQMTLYPIGYDYAKDVRKFTPLPLEIVNERPYIMASINSHDKLVDGKFLLDMGNTDPLMLFSFLMPSFEVHRPFVEEYIGRGFNGEIHGKRNRVKAVTMGDYRLDYPIVAYPDANAVFMSKLSKGRIGSVGSQVLQRFDLLLDYRRGLLYLRKNKLFAKPFQLNMAGMDVKHDGMIWSKEIVKLPKRTKDPTAWHSENQGVRIEVGGNDLQYSFVLRDSYRVAGLRKDAPAAVAGVQVGDRLLTINGTSVGGLTLAKIMARLQSQEGDIVRLSLERDGAVKDVRFRLVDPVPYLK; translated from the coding sequence ATGAAATGGTACTTTTACCTCCTATGGCTATGCACTCCATATTCATTATATGGCCAGGGTATCTTTAGACTTAAAGAGAACAAACCTGTAACCTTAAAGTTTGAGCTGGTGAACCATGTCGTGCTTGTGCCGCTCACAATCAATGGAATAGCTTTTTCTTTTCTTCTTGATACCGGTGTGAAAGAGACCATTCTTTTCGCACAGGCGCCAGACTCGGTATACTTGCACAATAAAAACAAGGTGAAATTTCAGGGTATCGGACTGGATGACGGTATAGAAGGAATATTATCTAAAGATAATATTGTTGATGTAGGTGGTGTAGCTGTCGATTCCTTGCATTGGCTGTTTGTCATTCAGGCTGCTGCACTAGAAATCTCGACAGATGTCGGCGTGGCGATAAACGGTATTCTCGGTTCTCGGTTTTTTCAAAGTTTTGTCATTCGTATGGATTATCTGCGTAAGCAAATGACGCTTTACCCGATAGGCTATGATTACGCAAAAGATGTACGAAAGTTTACGCCCTTACCGCTAGAGATTGTTAACGAGCGACCGTACATCATGGCGAGCATCAATAGCCACGATAAGCTGGTTGATGGCAAGTTTTTACTTGATATGGGCAACACCGATCCGCTGATGCTTTTTTCTTTTTTGATGCCATCGTTTGAAGTACACCGACCATTTGTAGAAGAATATATTGGTCGTGGTTTCAACGGTGAGATTCATGGCAAGCGCAATCGGGTAAAAGCGGTCACCATGGGTGATTATCGGCTGGATTATCCTATTGTGGCGTATCCCGATGCCAACGCTGTATTTATGAGCAAGCTGTCTAAAGGGCGGATCGGATCGGTAGGAAGCCAAGTCTTACAACGGTTTGACTTACTGCTGGATTACCGACGCGGGCTGCTGTATCTACGGAAAAACAAATTGTTTGCTAAACCATTCCAATTGAATATGGCCGGGATGGATGTCAAGCACGATGGGATGATCTGGAGCAAAGAAATCGTCAAGTTGCCGAAGCGAACGAAAGATCCGACGGCATGGCATAGTGAAAACCAAGGTGTGCGGATCGAAGTCGGTGGAAACGATCTGCAATACAGTTTTGTCTTGCGCGATAGCTACCGCGTAGCTGGTTTGCGAAAAGATGCGCCCGCTGCTGTGGCCGGTGTCCAGGTGGGAGACAGGCTGTTGACGATCAATGGCACATCCGTAGGCGGCTTAACGCTGGCTAAAATTATGGCACGATTGCAATCGCAAGAAGGTGATATCGTTCGGCTGAGTTTAGAGCGCGATGGCGCCGTCAAAGATGTTCGCTTTCGGCTGGTCGATCCGGTGCCTTATCTGAAATAA
- a CDS encoding phage integrase SAM-like domain-containing protein produces MATVSAKIYEHHKKADGTYNVKICVYHKRRRTFLDTTHFVVKKQLTKDLKIRDPFVADVVEQQLRDYRKKISLLDGKLDFFTSETLRDYLIDSNEEVDFAKFCEDHIIRIREEGRIKSAESFKVVKNSLIDFFKSQSFSINEIQYSMLLSYERYLKSERKMTRINQFGEPVTTIEPPVSALTVHNYMRDLRTLFNAARNRYNDEDLGIIRIKHYPFRKYKVGTPPVRDKERFNTLKQIFSMKYCHTTHGSRAELAKDMYMLSFYLCGTNAVDLYNLSKQNFKDDRIEYYRSKTTGRRKDKAFISILAVPEANDLLQKYVGSLKKRYSSIQCLNKALSKGMEQLCKMTGLKDTTFYWARHSFANVARNDCRMSKDDVALALNHVDMGNRTTDVYLAKDWRIVDDVQGKVIARFKKIEKEMLKAALLLNKSRKE; encoded by the coding sequence ATGGCTACCGTAAGCGCTAAAATTTATGAACATCACAAGAAGGCTGATGGAACTTACAATGTGAAAATTTGTGTCTATCACAAACGAAGGAGAACATTTCTGGATACTACACATTTTGTAGTAAAGAAGCAACTAACGAAGGATCTTAAAATTAGAGATCCGTTTGTCGCTGATGTCGTTGAGCAACAGCTGAGAGATTACCGAAAGAAGATTAGTCTTTTAGACGGGAAGCTTGATTTCTTTACTTCTGAAACATTAAGAGACTATCTGATTGATTCTAACGAAGAAGTAGACTTCGCTAAATTCTGTGAAGACCATATCATTAGGATCAGGGAGGAAGGAAGAATTAAAAGTGCAGAAAGCTTTAAAGTTGTAAAAAATAGTCTAATTGACTTCTTTAAATCGCAATCTTTTTCAATCAACGAGATCCAGTATAGCATGTTGCTTTCTTATGAACGCTATCTTAAATCCGAAAGAAAGATGACACGAATTAACCAATTTGGTGAGCCAGTAACTACCATCGAGCCCCCAGTGTCTGCCTTGACCGTACACAATTATATGCGTGATCTTAGAACGTTGTTTAACGCCGCCCGAAATAGGTACAACGATGAGGATTTAGGTATCATTCGCATAAAACATTATCCGTTTAGAAAGTATAAAGTTGGAACTCCGCCAGTGAGGGATAAGGAAAGATTTAACACGCTAAAGCAGATATTTTCGATGAAGTATTGTCACACAACGCATGGAAGTCGGGCTGAGCTAGCAAAAGATATGTATATGCTCTCCTTTTATTTGTGTGGCACAAATGCTGTCGACCTTTACAATTTGTCCAAACAGAATTTTAAAGATGACAGAATCGAGTATTATCGGTCAAAAACTACTGGTCGCCGGAAGGATAAGGCATTCATCAGCATTTTAGCTGTGCCTGAAGCAAATGACCTGTTACAAAAGTATGTCGGATCATTAAAGAAAAGATACTCGTCGATCCAATGCTTAAATAAGGCCTTGAGTAAGGGCATGGAGCAACTGTGCAAAATGACCGGATTAAAAGATACAACTTTTTATTGGGCGAGGCACAGTTTTGCAAATGTTGCGCGAAATGACTGCAGAATGAGTAAAGATGATGTTGCACTCGCATTAAATCATGTCGATATGGGAAACCGAACTACCGATGTCTACCTTGCTAAAGATTGGAGAATTGTTGACGATGTGCAAGGTAAAGTTATAGCAAGATTTAAAAAGATCGAGAAGGAAATGCTTAAAGCTGCTTTGCTGCTAAATAAGTCCAGAAAAGAGTGA
- the clpB gene encoding ATP-dependent chaperone ClpB, giving the protein MNFNNYTIKAQEAIQKASEIAVGNQQQAIEPVHILKALLTVDENIVGHLLKKLNANLNYVSSEVDKLIASLPKVSGSNVYLSNGSTSVLQKAQSYLKEFNDEFISIEHVLLALLSSSDGASALLKGQGVNEKDLKTAIKELRGNSRVTDQNAEATYNALGKYARNLNEYAESGKLDPVIGRDEEIRRVMQILSRRTKNNPILVGEPGVGKTAIAEGIAYRIIKGDAPENLKSKIVFSLDMGALIAGAKYKGEFEERLKAVVKEVAESDGEIILFIDEIHTLVGAGGGEGAMDAANILKPALARGELRAIGATTLNEFQKYFEKDKALERRFQKVLVDEPDTQDAISILRGLKERYETHHKVRILDESIIAAVELSQRYITDRFLPDKAIDLVDEAASKLRLEMDSVPEAVDELNRRIMQLEIEREAIKREHDERKVQELSETIANLSTERDSLKAAWQSEKTLVDRVNQEIQNIEDYKLEADQAERAGDYGKVAELRYGKIKEAQDKAEKLKLELAEKQQDSRMLKEEVTSDDIADVVSRWTGIPVSKMIQSEREKLLNLEGELHKRVAGQEEAIEAIADAIRRSRAGLSDAKRPIGSFIFLGTTGVGKTELAKALAEFLFDDEQALVRIDMSEYQERHAVSRLIGAPPGYVGYDEGGQLTEAVRRRPYSVVLLDEIEKAHPDVFNILLQVLDDGHLTDNKGRVVNFKNTIIIMTSNTGSGVIQENFAKLTDENRDEVVAKTKDEVFAILQQSIRPEFLNRIDEVIMFTPLGRNEIGDIVRMQFKRMQQQLAEQNIFISASEEALDWLGQLGYDPVYGARPLKRVIQKRILNELSKEILAGKVSRDSVIQLDVFDGQFVFINKSA; this is encoded by the coding sequence ATGAATTTTAACAACTATACAATCAAAGCACAGGAAGCCATACAAAAGGCTTCTGAAATAGCTGTTGGAAATCAACAACAAGCTATCGAGCCTGTACATATATTGAAGGCACTTCTAACGGTTGATGAAAACATCGTTGGCCATTTATTAAAAAAACTAAACGCCAACTTAAACTACGTAAGCAGCGAGGTCGATAAATTGATTGCTTCCCTACCTAAAGTAAGCGGGAGCAATGTATATCTGAGCAACGGCAGCACTTCGGTGCTACAAAAAGCACAAAGCTACCTCAAGGAGTTTAACGACGAATTTATTTCAATAGAACACGTGCTGCTTGCGCTACTATCGTCAAGCGACGGCGCCAGCGCGTTATTAAAAGGTCAGGGCGTAAACGAAAAAGACCTAAAAACAGCTATAAAAGAGCTGCGTGGCAACTCGCGGGTGACCGATCAAAATGCAGAAGCAACGTATAACGCACTAGGCAAATACGCACGAAATCTAAACGAATATGCGGAATCAGGAAAGTTGGATCCCGTTATCGGCCGTGATGAAGAGATACGCCGCGTTATGCAGATTCTTTCACGACGCACCAAAAACAACCCGATATTAGTTGGTGAACCTGGCGTCGGCAAAACGGCCATAGCCGAAGGTATAGCCTACCGCATTATCAAAGGCGATGCGCCCGAAAACTTAAAGTCAAAAATTGTGTTTTCGCTGGATATGGGTGCATTGATTGCAGGCGCAAAATATAAAGGTGAGTTTGAAGAACGCCTGAAAGCCGTTGTCAAAGAAGTAGCAGAAAGCGATGGTGAAATTATCCTTTTCATCGATGAGATTCACACCTTGGTAGGCGCTGGCGGTGGTGAAGGTGCCATGGATGCCGCAAACATTTTAAAACCGGCATTGGCCAGAGGCGAACTGCGGGCGATTGGTGCAACCACGCTAAACGAGTTTCAAAAATATTTTGAGAAAGACAAAGCGCTGGAGCGACGTTTTCAAAAAGTGCTGGTCGATGAGCCCGATACACAAGATGCTATTTCAATCTTACGCGGCTTAAAAGAGCGTTACGAAACACACCATAAAGTGCGCATCCTTGATGAGTCTATTATCGCGGCTGTCGAACTATCGCAACGTTACATCACCGACCGCTTTTTACCAGACAAGGCGATCGACCTGGTGGATGAGGCGGCTTCGAAATTACGCCTGGAAATGGACTCGGTGCCGGAAGCTGTCGATGAGCTAAATCGCCGCATTATGCAACTCGAGATTGAGCGTGAAGCCATTAAACGCGAGCATGATGAGCGAAAAGTGCAAGAGCTTTCAGAAACGATTGCCAATCTATCTACCGAGCGTGATTCGCTAAAAGCAGCTTGGCAATCCGAGAAAACACTGGTAGACCGCGTCAATCAGGAAATCCAAAATATTGAAGATTACAAACTGGAAGCCGATCAGGCCGAACGCGCAGGCGATTACGGAAAAGTAGCCGAATTGCGCTACGGAAAGATCAAAGAAGCGCAAGACAAGGCCGAAAAATTGAAGTTAGAACTGGCAGAGAAGCAACAAGATAGCCGGATGCTAAAAGAGGAAGTCACCTCGGACGATATTGCAGATGTCGTATCACGCTGGACCGGCATTCCGGTGAGCAAAATGATTCAGTCTGAACGCGAAAAACTGCTGAATCTGGAAGGTGAACTGCATAAGCGCGTAGCAGGACAAGAAGAAGCTATCGAAGCCATTGCAGATGCTATTCGCCGTTCGCGCGCCGGATTAAGTGACGCAAAACGGCCGATTGGTTCATTTATTTTTCTGGGCACCACGGGCGTCGGTAAAACCGAGCTTGCCAAAGCTTTAGCAGAATTTCTATTTGACGATGAGCAAGCGTTAGTGCGCATCGACATGTCTGAATACCAGGAGCGCCATGCCGTGTCTCGTCTTATCGGCGCGCCTCCGGGATATGTGGGCTATGATGAAGGCGGACAATTAACAGAGGCTGTTCGTCGTCGCCCCTACTCCGTGGTACTGCTCGACGAAATCGAGAAGGCACATCCGGATGTGTTCAACATTTTACTACAAGTGTTGGATGATGGTCATTTGACCGATAATAAAGGACGAGTCGTAAACTTTAAGAATACGATTATTATCATGACCTCCAACACCGGCTCGGGCGTCATCCAAGAAAACTTTGCCAAACTAACGGATGAAAACCGGGATGAAGTTGTCGCAAAAACGAAAGATGAGGTATTCGCTATCCTTCAGCAGTCTATACGCCCCGAGTTTCTGAATCGAATCGATGAAGTGATCATGTTTACGCCGCTTGGCCGCAACGAGATCGGTGATATTGTGCGTATGCAATTTAAACGTATGCAACAACAGCTTGCCGAACAAAACATCTTTATTTCGGCGAGCGAAGAAGCATTGGATTGGTTAGGCCAATTAGGTTATGATCCGGTATACGGTGCTCGTCCGCTAAAACGCGTCATTCAAAAGCGCATTTTAAACGAGCTTTCCAAAGAAATCCTGGCAGGCAAGGTATCCCGTGATTCGGTTATCCAGCTGGATGTGTTTGATGGGCAGTTTGTCTTTATCAACAAATCGGCGTAA
- a CDS encoding L,D-transpeptidase: MKLYLKLIVLSCCLAAISCNQNKNDKQAAADPAEQRRQDSLETIKKAEEEAKKKPKTAEDIKLSKELSFEKHTLEDTYPYKDTTRAFQLDKIKERLALVENFQRAPATYAILQNHKNKNKEAPLVKNYHRNEYTRISDSLGNERYQSAPLYAIGETKTPSIYGRDGSLVKLRSSDTLDMVQVEGVSFEGTWEAPKRYVKNIGDSVTFHHVVFVDVTNQNIMTVERTGDCEWAIRSMNPATTGRHKPPYAQETPTGLYVVQEKKTKMYYYKDGTTSIEGYAPYASRFTNGAYVHGVPVNNPKGAIIEYSWSLGTTPRSHMCVRNASSHAKFVFDWAKTYNALVIVIE, from the coding sequence ATGAAATTATACCTTAAGTTGATCGTACTTAGCTGCTGTCTAGCAGCCATTTCTTGCAATCAAAACAAAAATGACAAACAAGCAGCAGCAGACCCCGCGGAGCAACGCCGGCAGGATTCGTTAGAAACGATAAAGAAAGCCGAAGAGGAAGCTAAAAAGAAACCAAAAACGGCAGAAGACATTAAGCTTTCTAAAGAATTAAGCTTTGAAAAGCATACGTTAGAAGATACTTACCCCTATAAGGACACGACGCGTGCTTTTCAACTGGATAAAATAAAAGAGCGACTTGCTTTGGTTGAAAATTTCCAGCGGGCGCCAGCAACCTATGCGATTTTACAAAACCATAAAAATAAAAACAAAGAAGCGCCACTGGTTAAGAACTATCATCGGAATGAATACACCCGCATATCCGATTCGTTGGGCAATGAACGCTACCAATCGGCGCCACTGTATGCTATCGGCGAAACAAAAACACCAAGCATTTACGGCCGTGATGGCAGCCTGGTTAAACTTCGTAGCAGCGATACGCTGGATATGGTGCAAGTAGAAGGTGTTTCTTTTGAAGGCACCTGGGAAGCACCTAAGCGCTACGTAAAAAACATCGGCGATTCGGTCACCTTTCATCACGTGGTTTTCGTGGATGTTACCAACCAGAATATCATGACAGTAGAACGCACGGGCGACTGTGAATGGGCTATCAGAAGTATGAATCCGGCAACAACAGGACGACACAAACCACCGTATGCACAAGAAACGCCTACAGGCTTGTATGTTGTGCAGGAAAAGAAAACGAAGATGTATTATTACAAAGACGGTACAACCTCGATCGAAGGGTACGCGCCATACGCCAGTCGTTTTACCAACGGTGCTTATGTGCACGGTGTCCCGGTCAATAATCCAAAAGGCGCCATCATAGAATACAGCTGGTCATTAGGCACCACACCCAGATCCCATATGTGCGTACGCAACGCGTCTTCGCACGCCAAGTTTGTGTTTGATTGGGCAAAGACATACAACGCTTTAGTGATCGTCATAGAATGA